The following proteins are encoded in a genomic region of Brachypodium distachyon strain Bd21 chromosome 1, Brachypodium_distachyon_v3.0, whole genome shotgun sequence:
- the LOC100823966 gene encoding uncharacterized protein LOC100823966, whose translation MALVPSGDPAAVCNTTIPWSKMFRDASVRRPKQPEDPPPKPTAPGKKAAASPDIAGLSLEPDARLALYIAMAHAGLATALLVLYGLYMLLADFLRPMQWALLCSIPLRETQHALVAFWEPPLRGGFSATVLALPLAALRSCAATLADARAALLRRPLPPSPSFPRLLRWLASSLFFLLLFERLGSAAALLLLALSLAFFAASPKPSSFLSRAATSRISSRNPSSRGLLLTGGILRHLKTLVAVGLMLGMIAGFLAGSVFFSYKIGLEGKDAVMSLKSHVENGNYSEKIGLKNWLDDNDIPGLVDQYSAKLYDTVWEQLDQLAVQYNLTDFTSGFRHFLISQSVGPSGAKSKELITSGPHPYSMKLQSIAVRVRKREWVEIYKELDSFFRELLITREDLVVKAKDLALQGTEIAKSLLSSSTSVLGGSANLMLSIALRILSGAAEVLNFVSQLMVFLWVLYYLITVEGGGATEQVIDLLPVSKQVKDRCVEVIDHAISSVLLATAKIAIFQGCLTWLLLKFFKVHFVYTSTVLTIISALFPILPPWLSSIFAAGQLLTEGRYVLTVMVTVIHLVIMDYGTTVIQEDIRGYNGYLTGLSIIGGMTLFPNALEGAILGPLIMTVVIALKNLYTEFVLADTEETSS comes from the exons ATGGCGCTCGTCCCCAGCGGCGACCCGGCCGCGGTCTGCAACACCACCATCCCCTGGTCCAAGATGTTCCGCGACGCGTCGGTCCGGCGCCCCAAGCAGCCGGAGGACCCGCCGCCCAAGCCGACGGCGCCAGGGAAGAAGGCGGCCGCGTCACCGGACATCGCGGGGCTGTCTCTGGAGCCGGACGCGCGGCTGGCGCTGTACATCGCCATGGCGCACGCGGGGCTGGCCACGGCGCTGCTCGTGCTCTACGGCCTCTACATGCTCCTCGCCGACTTCCTCCGCCCGATGCAGTGGGCGCTGCTCTGCTCCATCCCGCTCCGCGAGACGCAGCACGCTCTCGTCGCCTTCTGGGAGCCGCCGCTCCGCGGGGGGTTCAGCGCCACCGTGCTCGCGCTCCCGCTCGCCGCGCTGCGGTCCTGCGCGGCCACCCTCGccgacgcgcgcgcggcgctcctccgccgcccgctgccgccgtcgccgtccttCCCGCGCCTCCTGCGCTGGCTCGCCTCCTccttgttcttcctcctcctcttcgagCGTCtcggctccgccgccgcgctgctcctcctcgccctctccctcgccttcttcgctgcCTCCCCCaagccctcctccttcctctctcgtGCCGCCACTTCCCGCATCTCCAGTAGAAACCCCTCCTCCCGCGGGCTCCTGCTCACCGGCGGCATCCTCCGTCACCTCAAGACCCTCGTCGCCGTTGGTCTCATGCTTGGCATGATAGCCGGGTTCCTAGCGGGCAGCGTCTTCTTCTCTTACAAGATCGGACTGGAAGGCAAGGACGCGGTCATGTCCCTCAAGTCACACGTCGAGAACGGCAACTACTCTGAAAAGATTGGCCTCAAGAACTGGCTTGACGACAATGACATCCCTGGCTTGGTGGATCAGTACTCAGCCAAGCTCTATGACACTGTGTGGGAGCAGTTAGACCAATTAGCCGTACAATACAACCTTACTGATTTCACTAGCGGATTCCGGCATTTCTTGATCAGCCAATCAGTTGGCCCATCTGGTGCCAAGAGCAAAGAACTCATCACTTCTGGACCGCACCCATACTCGATGAAGCTGCAGTCAATTGCGGTGCGTGTGAGGAAAAGGGAGTGGGTGGAGATTTACAAGGAGCTCGATTCATTCTTCAGGGAGCTGTTAATCACAAGGGAGGATTTGGTGGTGAAGGCCAAGGATCTGGCTTTGCAAGGCACAGAGATTGCAAAGAGTCTGCTATCTAGTAGCACATCGGTGCTCGGTGGTAGTGCCAATTTGATGCTGTCTATTGCCCTTCGCATTCTCTCTGGTGCAGCTGAGGTGCTCAATTTTGTGTCACAGCTGATGGTCTTCTTGTGGGTGTTGTACTACCTCATCACCGTCGAGGGTGGTGGGGCTACAGAGCAAGTCATTGACCTTTTACCAGTGTCAAAACAAGTAAAGGACCGTTGCGTTGAGGTCATCGACCATGCCATTAGTAGTGTATTGCTAGCCACTGCCAAGATTGCTATATTCCAAGGATGCCTGACATGGCTGTTgctcaagttcttcaaggtgCATTTTGTGTACACATCAACCGTGCTCACAATCATCAGCGCACTTTTCCCAATACTACCTCCATGGCTGTCTTCGATATTTGCGGCAGGGCAACTGCTGACGGAAGGGAGATATGTGCTCACAGTTATGGTAACAGTGATACACCTTGTGATCATGGATTATGGAACCACGGTCATTCAGGAGGATATACGTGGGTACAATGGATATCTCACTGGCCTTAGCATAATTGGTGGCATGACATTATTTCCCAATGCTCTTGAG GGTGCAATACTAGGTCCCCTTATAATGACGGTTGTGATAGCATTGAAGAACTTGTACACGGAGTTTGTGCTTGCTGATACAGAGGAGACCAGCAGCTAG
- the LOC100822394 gene encoding C2 and GRAM domain-containing protein At1g03370 codes for MRLLVHVIDARNLPVINANGLSDPYAKLQLGRQRAKTKVIRKSLNPAWDEEFAFRVGDLKEELLVCLLDEDKYFSDDFLGQVKVPLSAVLDADHRSLGTQWYQLQPKSKKSKIRDCGEIRLTISLSQSYPEDTMTLAHWASDDLASSSDKSTELKKGSSLPNIPIESSTSQSGRDELETAKEDKSNVGSSFVNRLYQYFSANPKDEEASLPPLFKHDRSLDILEETASTSSQISDKQDSESSVNMSFDELLKAFESRHEGNEMPANLSGGVLVDQVYAVAPSDLNTLLFSPSSDFLRSLADMQGTTGLDIQQWRLENDGAVLKRVVSYTKAATKLVKAVKATEDMTYLKADGDRYAVLADVSTPEVPFGNTFRVEILTCLMPGPELNSSRLVVSWRLNFVQSTMMKGMIENGAKQGLKDNFNQFSELLAQNVRPVDAKDTTANNQSLSSVQPERESDWKLAFRIFGNFTVVSSFFAFIYVFSHIILASPSIIQGLEFPGLDLPDSAGEVVVCGVLVLQGQRVLNMIARFIQAKRQRGSDHGVKAKGDGWLLTVALIDGTNLAATKSSGYSDPYVVFTCNGKTKTSSIKFHTLEPQWNEIFEFDAMEDPPSVMEINVYDFDGPFDEVASLGHVEVNFLRYSISELADIWIPLKGKLAQACQTKLHLRIFLNNSRGTEIVKNYLDRMEKEVGRKIAVRSPHTNLEFQKIFSLPPEEFLINDFTCHLKRKMLTQGRLFLSPRIIGFYTNLFGHKTKFFFLWEDIEEIQLVPATLSSMGSPSLLITLRKGRGMDARHGAKQLDEEGRLKFHLQSFVSFNAAHKTIMALWKARSLTPEEKIQLVEEESETKDLQNEESGSFLGIEDAKMSEVFSSTKPFDVPILMGIFEGGPVEHRVMEKVGCVDYSVTTWEPVRAGIYQRQVHYRFDMKLARREGEVMSTQQKSLLPDKNGWLVEEVMTLEGIPVGEYFNLHIRYQLEQIASKQKSCSVQVFIGMAWLKSCKNQKKITQEVKSNASSRLKKIFSQLEKEFIPAS; via the exons ATGAGGCTCCTGGTGCATGTCATCGATGCCCGCAACCTCCCGGTGATTAATGCCAACGGGCTCAGCGACCCATACGCGAAGCTGCAGCTAGGGAGGCAGCGGGCCAAGACCAAGGTGATCAGGAAATCGCTGAATCCCGCCTGGGACGAGGAGTTCGCATTCCGGGTGGGGGACCTCAAGGAGGAGCTCCTGGTATGCTTGCTCGACGAGGACAAGTACTTCTCCGACGACTTCCTGGGGCAGGTCAAGGTGCCCCTTTCGGCGGTGCTCGATGCCGATCACCGGTCACTCGGAACACAGTGGTACCAGCTGCAGCCCAAGAGCAAGAAGTCCAAGATCAGGGATTGTG GAGAAATCCGTCTTACTATATCTCTATCACAAAGCTACCCTGAAGATACAATGACACTTGCACATTGGGCTTCAGATGACCTCGCATCCAGTTCAGACAAATCAACTGAACTAAAGAAGGGATCTTCTTTGCCAAATATTCCTATAGAATCATCCACGTCACAATCAGGGAGGGATGAACTAGAAACCGCCAAGGAGGATAAGTCGAATGTTGGTTCATCATTTGTCAACCGGCTCTACCAATACTTTTCAGCGAACCCAAAAGATGAAGAGGCTTCTCTTCCACCTCTCTTCAAGCATGACCGCAGTTTGGATATTCTTGAAGAAACAGCATCAACCAGCTCACAGATTTCTGATAAGCAGGATAGCGAAAGTAGTGTAAATATGTCCTTTGATGAACTACTAAAAGCCTTTGAGTCTCGGCATGAAGGAAATGAAATGCCTGCAAATTTGTCAGGTGGAGTTCTtgttgatcaagtttatgctGTTGCACCTAGTGACTTGAATACACTTCTTTTCTCACCAAGTTCAGACTTTCTGCGATCATTGGCTGATATGCAAGGAACTACTGGTCTGGATATTCAACAATGGAGACTTGAAAATGATGGTGCGGTCTTGAAGAGGGTAGTAAGCTATACAAAAGCTGCTACTAAACTAGTTAAGGCCGTGAAAGCAACAGAGGACATGACATATCTGAAGGCAGATGGAGATAGATATGCAGTTTTAGCAGACGTCAGTACTCCTGAAGTCCCTTTTGGCAATACTTTCCGGGTGGAGATTTTAACATGTTTAATGCCTGGGCCTGAACTAAATTCTTCACGCCTTGTAGTCTCTTGGCGCTTAAATTTTGTACAAAGCACCATGATGAAGGGCATGATAGAAAATGGGGCAAAACAAGGTTTGAAGGACAACTTCAATCAGTTCTCTGAGCTCTTGGCTCAAAATGTCAGGCCAGTTGATGCAAAAGATACGACAGCAAATAATCAAAGCTTGTCTTCAGTGCAACCAGAAAGAGAATCTGATTGGAAACTAGCATTTCGAATCTTCGGAAATTTTACTGTGGTATCCTCATTTTTTGCATTCATTTATGTTTTTTCACATATCATCCTTGCAAGTCCTAGTATAATTCAAGGTCTCGAGTTCCCTGGCCTGGACTTGCCAGATTCTGCTGGTGAAGTTGTAGTTTGTGGAGTTCTTGTTCTACAAGGACAACGTGTCCTAAATATGATTGCACGGTTCATCCAAGCAAAGAGGCAAAGAG GCAGTGACCATGGAGTCAAAGCAAAAGGGGATGGTTGGTTGCTGACTGTTGCTCTGATTGATGGGACCAACTTAGCAGCAACCAAATCATCTGGTTACTCTGATCCATATGTTGTATTTACTTGCAATGGGAAGACAAAGACAAGTTCGATTAAGTTTCACACCCTGGAGCCTCAGTGGAATG AAATTTTCGAATTTGATGCCATGGAAGATCCACCGTCAGTGATGGAAATAAATGTGTATGATTTTGATGGACCCTTTGACGAAGTTGCCTCCCTTGGTCATGTTGAAGTAAATTTCTTGAGATATAGTATATCTGAGCTTGCCGACATCTGGATTCCTCTCAAGGGAAAGCTGGCTCAAGCATGTCAGACAAAATTGCATTTGAGAATTTTCTTGAACAATTCAAGGGGTACAGAAATCGTGAAGAACTACCTAGACAGAATGGAGAAAGAGGTCGGCAGAAAG ATTGCTGTGCGATCACCTCACACAAACTTAGAGTTCCAGAAGATCTTTTCATTGCCGCCAGAAGAATTCCTTATCAATGATTTTACTTGCCATTTAAAGCGCAAGATGCTCACACAG GGTCGCTTGTTTTTATCTCCAAGAATTATTGGGTTCTACACGAATCTTTTTGGtcacaaaacaaaattcttctttctttgggAAGATATTGAAGAGATCCAATTGGTTCCTGCAACCCTTTCTTCAATGGGAAGCCCATCTCTGCTGATTACTCTTCGCAAGGGCAGAGGAATGGATGCAAGGCATGGAGCAAAGCAACTGGACGAGGAAGGGAGGCTCAAGTTTCATCTCCAATCTTTTGTGTCATTCAACGCGGCACATAA AACAATAATGGCACTGTGGAAGGCGAGGTCCTTGACCCCTGAAGAAAAAATTCAGTTGGTTGAAGAGGAATCTGAAACAAAAGACCTCCAAAATGAGGAAAGTGGATCTTTCTTAGGGATAGAGGATGCAAAAATGTCAGAAGTATTTTCATCTACAAAACCCTTCGAT GTGCCAATACTCATGGGCATATTTGAGGGTGGTCCTGTGGAGCATCGAGTCATGGAGAAAGTTGGTTGTGTGGACTACTCTGTTACTACATGGGAACCAGTCAGGGCTGGTATTTACCAGAGGCAAGTCCACTACAGGTTCGACATGAAATTGGCACGTCGTGAGGGGGAAGTAATGAGCACCCAACAGAAGTCCCTGCTTCCTGATAAGAATGGATGGCTTGTTGAAGAAGTGATGACACTTGAAGGTATCCCGGTTGGTGAATATTTCAAC CTCCATATTCGATACCAGTTGGAGCAGATTGCATCCAAGCAGAAGTCATGCTCTGTTCAAGTATTTATTGGCATGGCATGGTTAAAGAGTTGCAAGAACCAGAAGAAGATCACGCAAGAGGTAAAATCTAATGCTTCTTCTCGCCTCAAGAAGATATTCAGTCAGCTAGAGAAGGAATTTATACCAGCCAGCTAG